A region of the Esox lucius isolate fEsoLuc1 chromosome 10, fEsoLuc1.pri, whole genome shotgun sequence genome:
TACGTTCAGCCACATTTCTGAGACTATAGATGCGTGCCTGTACGATGCGCATGAGTTGGCTTTGGACAAAAACCCGCTCCCTGCGTTGACATGCAACGATATACGTAGAGGGATAATCGAGGGTCATGGTTCAGACATGTGTTCGTTAAGCGATATTTTGAATATGGTTCAACACACCAGCCATACGCAGCTAGCATCCGGAGTGGGCAGCCTAATCGGAGATGACGCACAAGGGAACGATATCGCTGCGAGTGTCGAATCTGGAGTGGGCAGCCTAATCCACGATGACACACAAGGGAACGATATCGCTGCTAGTGTCGAATCGAGCACAGAGCCAGACCGGGGACCCGTGGACGAGCCGTGTGGTACGGTGACTGTGCGAGGCAAGAAGATGGATGGGGAGATATCTACAAACATCATAATTCTCAAGAGTCACAACGAGAGGGAGATAGCACGTTTCAAAGAAAACGTGATCCTCCTGTCACAAAGCATGACTCGAATGTACCCTCTCATATTCGCTGGTCCCCGGCACGGATTGTGTAAGTGCTCTAAGCGCAACGATACGCTCATGTTCCAGTACGCGCAGTTGTTCGAAGAATGCAAGCAAGTGTCACGCTGGAACATTTCAGATTCGCCTAATTCTGTTTACGTGTTCCTGATGCAAATCTTTCTGACACTTAAGGCCGTGTTAGACATAAAGCTGTTACCCGTGTACATGACAGAATGGCAGGATCTCCTGATCGGTAAAGGAGCTGTGATGATCGACATTGTGCCTTATCTCAGCAGGAACTTCAACAAACCACAACCCTCCATGTTCGGGGAACAATGTAGGAGCTTGGTCAGTCTCTGTACCACTATGGTGGAAAAGCACTTACCCTACTCGGGACTTTACAAAGTGCTTTGCAATCTGAGCATCGGTACACCTCTCGCGCGTGTGCTGACCACATCGATCGAGTGGTTGGAAACTTTCGCTGCCAGCGAAAGGACTACGCCACTCCTGTTTACCCTAGACGGTAACTATTTCACGTTTAGGGATTATACGTGCAATATAACCAACTGGCTTACGTGCGTGggtgaagaggaagaagagcgTAATATAAGCAGCTCCACACTGCTGGTGTACGGAAACCCGAAGCCTTTCAGAGGCAACCAGACAGCAGAGAGTGTGGGTGACACCAAGGTGAATCCAATGGTTAGGAACATAGTGCTTAGGATGAGAGTCAGGGTATTCGGATCATCGAAGCTCGAAACCGTGGCACTGGATTGCACACAGGGGTTAACCAAGGTGAATCTCAACAACTCAGCACTAGCTGGGGTTCCAGGGGTAGATCAACTGGACCGGTCGACGTTACACGAGGAAAACAGGAACTGTTTCACACACGATGCCATTTCACATACCGAGTCCAACTGGGCCCCTGTCATAATGTTCACAAAGTTAAAGAGGTATGGACCTGTGCCTGAGTTCACTCTTGAATATTACAGGATCACGATCCTCATGGTTCTACTGAGTCCGCAAGGATCGGTGCGATCTCTCAGAGAGCTGTTCAAGAAGGTGTCAGTGTACAACGTGACAGACTACTAAATGCAATCATTGTGATATGCAGTTTGACACCCAATCCCGTTGTACACCTACTGATACACAAAACTAGTCCTTGACTTCACACACTCGTACTCGTGGGTCTACCTAGCCAGCTTGCCACACTGCTCAGGACCTCTCTGTCCACCTTCAACCATGCGCGGCTTGATCAATTACGGGACCCATTGCAGCATAAACAGCATTGTCCAGTGCTTATACGAGACACGCGAGCTACGGGATCTCATTCTGTGCGTGGACGAGCAGGAATACCAGGCTCATAATACAGTGGCCATGAATCTCAAGGCTCTCATCCGCGAGATGGAAGAGAACGACCGGTTACCGTGCGACCCGGGCTTTCTCATAGACTCTATGAGCGTGTATAGTGGAATGTCTTTCAAAATTCAGGAGGACTCTGACCTAGTGTTCACGTGCATCATCAACGCTCTAGCGGACGGACACAGGACCGGAAAAGGCATCGGAAAACTGTGGGACATAGAGTGCGAGGAACATATGCGCTGTCTTAGTTGTAACAAAGTCCGGGCTGTACTGAAAAACGCAAATTCAATCCCCCTGTTGATCGATGGGGCTCTCCCAAACGAGCTGCAAGAATACATGAAGCAGTACGCTGACAACACGCGGACAGCATGTGACTGGCATTGCACAAACTGCCACAGGAAAACCCAGCTCGAAATCACGAGCAAAGTGGTGTCATTACCCCCGGTTGTGTGCATGAAGCTTGGACGGGTTAAAAACACAGGTAGAGATACCGCTCACATTGTAAAGATGGGAACGCGATTCGCGTTCCCGGAGACTGTGGATCTGAAATACATCATGAAAGGACCCGAAGCCAGCGTAAGCGCTATATACGAGCTGTACGCAGTTGTAGCCCACTGTGGTACTCACTATTCTGGACATTACACAGCTTATCTGCGTTGTGGAATTCAAGGGTGGTATCTTGCAGACGATGCTCACGTGAGGCTGTGCTCCTGGGCGGATGTCCAGAATACCTATGAAGCAGGATCTAACTTATACGACAGGGTTGCGTACATGCTCATGTACCACAGGAAAAGCAGCTCCACTTGAATCGTATGTGACAATAAAGCTCTGCACAACTTGTGTAACGTAATGTGTGTCCCATTTTTCAAGTAATAAACAAATGATATGTGTACCATTGTTTTGCCTCATTATCATATGACAGGAATGATCAGTACGTGATGCATTATAGAAACAAGAAACGGAGACAATCAAAGCCATTGTTACACATGCACCGGTGTTTAACGTCATTTTATTAGCTCATACAGGGATGGGTACCAAGCAGTAACATAGGTATATACCATTGCTCTAGGTtacactgcaaattaaacagGGATGGGTACCAAGCAGTAACATAGCTATAAACCATTGCTCTAGCTTACACGGCTAAACTAAACTAAGCGATGCGTATCACtttttaacaacatatttatCCAGAGTATTAAGGACAACCTTCAGTTCATTTGCTTTATAATCTGGATTTGAATAGGTAGATGACAGTACAACAGAGGAGCAAGGTTTGTctaactgagacacacacaccgtgtTAGCCAGACCCTCTAAATATCGTATCATACAAGCACTTTGGGGTCCGGGTGCGGGCTGCTTCTTTTTCACCATACGGGACGACATGATAACCAATCTCACATTGAAACAAAATACTCAGTTTCAAGTTCACTACACCTATCAGGTTTTTGGTCCGGTGTATCACTCCAGTCCGATCTGGTATCTGAATCTTCGTCTGACCACTCTGCGGCAGATCCAGGTTCGGCCTCGTCAGACCGATCTGAAGCAGATCCGGATTCGGAAGCGTCGCTCGGGTGCACTTGTCTGTTTAACTGTTCCTGTTCGCTCTCTTGCGTTCCATCGCCCGTGTAATCAGGTGTGACTTGGGTCTGATTAGCAGTAGGCTGCACAGCCTCATTGGTCGTATCGGTCACTTTCTTAATACGTAACTTCAGAGCATGGACCAGTAAAGGTGGAGCACCTGATGGGATACCGAAATCTTGTTTCTCAAGAGACTCTTGTTGCTCCAGGTACGCGACGAGCTCTGTCTCTTCTTTCTCAAGAGACTCTTGTTGCTCCAGGTACGCAATGAGCTCTGCCTTTTCTTTCTCAAGAGACTCTTGTTGCTCCAGGTCCTCAATGAGCTCTGCCTTTTCTTTCTCAAGAGACTCTTGTTGCTCCAGGTACTCAATGAGCTCTGCCTTTTCTTTCTCAAGAGACTCTTGTTGCTCCAGGTACGCGACGAGCTCTGCCTCTTCTTTCCCAAGAGATTCTTGTTGCTCCGGGGACCTGAAGAGCTCTGCCTTTTCTATTTTATATCTGAGCGTATTCTCCGGAGTAGAACTTTGGGCCGTTTCACGCGGTCTTATCTCATCTTGCTCAGAGTAATTGTCGCTAACGGGAGAGCATTTATTACTCTTCTTGGAAGACCGGACACGCTTTACACCTCCGTCACGTTCCTCGTCATGTTCAGAGTCACGCTCAATAAAGGGAGAGCGAGTGTATTTAGAACTCTTCTTGGAAGCCTTTACCCGCTTTATAGCTTGACCGTGTTTCCCCTCCCCTTCGTAGTCATCGGATTCAGAGTCCGACAGCTTGCTTTTGTATACAGGGGAATCCTGATCACGGGTCTGTGTGGGTCGGGCATACTTTACTCTTGGGCGCCCCGTGTTGCACATGTCCTGTTTTCGTTTAGCATGCCTCTTAACCTCTTTGGCAAAGCGAAGGGGTGAGGTTTCCTTACACACCTTAGCACTCGTGGTACGCATCTCCTCACTCTTGTCAGGTCCACGGATGTTCTCCTTTGTACGTTTGATGCGCTTTACATCGGGCTTGATCACGTCCTCGTTGGGCTTGGATTGCAGGGTGCGCTTATACCCCCGAATTTCCTGTTCCTTATCACTACGGTGGCCTTCGCTTTCTGAACGTGACACGCGTCCATGTTTGCTTGCACAATGTACATTCTTCGTTTTATACATAGACTTTTTGCCCCTGCTTCTAACCCGGGCGCAGAACGCTTCATCGTCCTCGGGTTCGCTGCTGTAGTACTCTTCGATGGGAATGGGTCCGTCGTTTATGAACTCGTCAGTTAAATCGTACTCACCGGGACTCTCGTGATCCTCGGACATAGCAGCTACCAAGTCCTCACCGGGGATATTGTCTACATCAAAACACTCTTCCTCATCTTCACTGGTCACTTGACTGGTTACTTCCTCAGCCTCACTTAGGAACATATTGTTTTCCTGGTGACTGTACCTGTGGTGCGGCATATGGGCTTGTACATCGCGTGGAGTATTGGTACTCCTGGACCCGGGTGACTTACGGGGTGACGATCTGTTTGACTTGGAGTCCGACCGGGTTTGCTTCGTGGCTTTGGGGAACCGAACCGATGCTTGTTTCTCAGCACGTTTGTCAACTCTTTGACCGTACCCATCGCTTTTAGCACGCTTCATCGTGTTGTACAGTTTAGCCACCGGTTTGTCAGAGTGCTCCCTCTCTCGATCCCGGGTACCCTGGAATGAGTCCAGTACTTTGTGTCTCCAGTTGTTGGTGTCAATAGAGTGCAGGCAAGCAA
Encoded here:
- the LOC114838120 gene encoding ubl carboxyl-terminal hydrolase 18-like, which produces MRGLINYGTHCSINSIVQCLYETRELRDLILCVDEQEYQAHNTVAMNLKALIREMEENDRLPCDPGFLIDSMSVYSGMSFKIQEDSDLVFTCIINALADGHRTGKGIGKLWDIECEEHMRCLSCNKVRAVLKNANSIPLLIDGALPNELQEYMKQYADNTRTACDWHCTNCHRKTQLEITSKVVSLPPVVCMKLGRVKNTGRDTAHIVKMGTRFAFPETVDLKYIMKGPEASVSAIYELYAVVAHCGTHYSGHYTAYLRCGIQGWYLADDAHVRLCSWADVQNTYEAGSNLYDRVAYMLMYHRKSSST